A stretch of Manis javanica isolate MJ-LG chromosome 1, MJ_LKY, whole genome shotgun sequence DNA encodes these proteins:
- the SLC9A3 gene encoding sodium/hydrogen exchanger 3 isoform X1, with protein MSGRGAPGSGWGLRLALLLALGVLPRARGFEEEAHGESQGFQVVTFKWQHVQDPYIIALWILVASLAKIGFHLSHKVTSVVPESALLIVLGLLLGGVVWAANHSASFTLTPTVFFFYLLPPIVLDAGYFMPNRLFFGNLGTILLYAVIGTVWNAATTGLSLYGIFLSGLMGDLKVGLLDFLLFGSLIAAVDPVAVLAVFEEVHVNEVLFIIVFGESLLNDAVTVVLYNVFESFVTLGGDKVTGVDCVKGIVSFFVVSLGGTLVGVIFAFLLSLVTRYTKHVRIIEPGFVFVLSYLSYLTSEMLSLSAILAITFCGICCQKYVKANISEQSATTVRYTMKMLASGAETIIFMFLGISAVDPLIWKWNTAFVLLTLVFISVYRAIGVVLQTWVLNRYRMVQLEIIDQVVMSYGGLRGAVAFALVVLLDEEKVKEKNLFVSTTIIVVFFTVIFQGLTIKPLVQWLKVKRSEHREPKLNEKLHSRAFDHILSAIEDISGQIGHNYLRDKWSNFDRKFLSKILMRRSAQKSRDRILNVFHELNLKDAISYVAEGERRGSLAFIRSPSTDNMVNVDFSTPRPSTVEASVSYFLRENVSAVCLDMQSLEQRRRSIRDTEDMVTHHTLQQYLYKPRQEYKHLYSRHELTPTEDEKQDKEIFHRTMRKRLESFKSTKLGINQNKKAAKLYKRERAQKRRNSSIPNGKLPMESSVHSFTIKEKDMELSDTEAAPDHDAEEMSGGIEFLAHVTQDAATDSPSGIDNPVFSPDEDLSILTRVPPWLSPGETVVPSQRARVQIPCSPGHFHRLAPFRLSSKSVDSFLLADNTEEGPPKALPESTHM; from the exons GCTTCCACCTGTCCCACAAGGTCACCAGCGTGGTCCCCGAGAGCGCTCTGCTCATCGTGCTGGGCCTGCTGCTGGGCGGCGTCGTCTGGGCGGCCAACCACAGCGCCTCCTTCACCCTCACACCCACCGTATTCTTCTTCTACCTGCTGCCGCCCATCGTGCTGGACGCCGGCTATTTCATGCCCAACCGGCTCTTCTTCGGCAACCTGGGCACCATCTTGCTATACGCCGTCATCGGCACCGTGTGGAACGCAGCCACCACTGGCTTGTCCCTCTACGGCATCTTCCTCAGTGGCCTGATGG GCGACCTGAAAGTCGGGCTGCTGGACTTCCTGCTGTTCGGCAGCCTGATTGCCGCTGTGGACCCAGTGGCCGTCCTGGCTGTGTTTGAGGAGGTCCACGTCAATGAGGTTCTGTTCATCATAGTCTTCGGGGAGTCGCTGCTGAATGATGCTGTCACAGTG GTGCTGTACAATGTGTTTGAATCTTTCGTGACACTGGGCGGTGACAAGGTGACTGGTGTGGACTGCGTGAAAGGCATAG TGTCCTTCTTCGTGGTGAGCCTGGGGGGCACGCTGGTGGGTGTCATCTTCGCCTTCCTGCTCTCGCTGGTGACCCGCTACACCAAGCACGTGCGCATCATCGAGCCCGGCTTTGTCTTTGTCCTCTCCTACCTGTCCTACCTCACCTCTGAGATGCTGTCCCTGTCGGCCATCCTGGC CATCACTTTCTGCGGGATCTGCTGCCAGAAGTACGTGAAAGCCAACATCTCCGAGCAGTCGGCCACCACCGTGCGCTACACCATGAAGATGTTGGCCAGCGGGGCCGAGACCATCATCTTCATGTTCCTGGGCATCTCGGCCGTGGACCCCCTCATCTGGAAGTGGAACACGGCCTTCGTGCTCCTGACCCTGGTCTTCATCTCTGTGTACCGGGCCATTG GTGTTGTCTTGCAGACCTGGGTTCTGAACCGGTACCGGATGGTGCAGCTGGAGATCATAGACCAGGTGGTCATGTCCTATGGCGGCCTGCGCGGGGCTGTGGCCTTCGCCCTGGTGGTCCTCCTGGACGAGGAGAAGGTCAAGGAGAAGAACCTGTTCGTCAGCACCACCATCATCGTGGTCTTCTTCACTGTCATCTTCCAG GGCCTGACCATCAAGCCCCTGGTGCAGTGGCTAAAGGTGAAGAGGAGTGAACACCGGGAGCCGAAGCTCAACGAGAAGTTGCACAGCAGG GCTTTTGACCACATCCTCTCGGCCATTGAGGACATATCTGGGCAAATTGGACACAATTACCTCAGAGACAA GTGGTCCAATTTTGATAGGAAATTCCTCAGCAAAATCCTCATGAGAAGGTCAGCCCAGAAGTCACGAGACCGGATTCTGAATGTTTTCCACGAGCTCAACTTGAAGGATGCCATCAGCTATGTGGCTGAG GGAGAGCGCCGGGGGTCCCTGGCCTTCATTCGCTCTCCAAGCACCGACAACATGGTCAACGTGGACTTCAGCACACCACGCCCTTCAACCGTGGAGGCCTCTGTTTCCTACTTCCT GCGGGAGAATGTCAGTGCCGTGTGCCTGGACATGCAGTCCctggagcagaggaggaggagcatcCGCGACACGGAGGACATGGTGACGCACCACACGCTGCAGCAGTACCTGTACAAGCCCCGGCAGGAG TACAAGCACCTGTACAGCCGGCACGAGCTGACACCCACCGAGGACGAGAAGCAGGACAAGGAGATCTTCCACCGGACCATGCGGAAGCGCCTGGAGTCTTTCAAGTCCACCAAGCTGGGCATCAACCAGAACAAGAAGGCTGCCAAGCTGTATAAGAGGGAGCGTGCACAGAAGCGG AGGAACAGCAGCATTCCCAATGGAAAACTGCCGATGGAGAGCTCGGTACACAGTTTCACGATTAAGGAGAAAG ATATGGAACTTTCCGACACCGAGGCAGCCCCAGACCACGACGCTGAGGAGATGAGCGGGGGGATAGAGTTCCTGGCGCACGTCACGCAGGACGCAGCCACAGACTCCCCCTCAG GAATTGACAACCCCGTGTTCTCCCCGGACGAAGACCTAAGCATCCTCACTAGGGTGCCGCCCTGGCTGTCTCCTGGGGAGACTGTGGTGCCCTCCCAGAGGGCCCGTGTGCAGATCCCCTGCTCTCCGGGACACTTCCACCGCCTGGCACCCTTCCGCCTCAGCAGCAAGTCCGTGGACTCCTTTCTGCTAGCCGACAACACTGAGGAGGGGCCCCCCAAGGCCCTGCCTGAGTCCACACACAT GTGA
- the SLC9A3 gene encoding sodium/hydrogen exchanger 3 isoform X2, with protein sequence MSGRGAPGSGWGLRLALLLALGVLPRARGFEEEAHGESQGFQVVTFKWQHVQDPYIIALWILVASLAKIGFHLSHKVTSVVPESALLIVLGLLLGGVVWAANHSASFTLTPTVFFFYLLPPIVLDAGYFMPNRLFFGNLGTILLYAVIGTVWNAATTGLSLYGIFLSGLMGDLKVGLLDFLLFGSLIAAVDPVAVLAVFEEVHVNEVLFIIVFGESLLNDAVTVVLYNVFESFVTLGGDKVTGVDCVKGIVSFFVVSLGGTLVGVIFAFLLSLVTRYTKHVRIIEPGFVFVLSYLSYLTSEMLSLSAILAITFCGICCQKYVKANISEQSATTVRYTMKMLASGAETIIFMFLGISAVDPLIWKWNTAFVLLTLVFISVYRAIGVVLQTWVLNRYRMVQLEIIDQVVMSYGGLRGAVAFALVVLLDEEKVKEKNLFVSTTIIVVFFTVIFQGLTIKPLVQWLKVKRSEHREPKLNEKLHSRAFDHILSAIEDISGQIGHNYLRDKWSNFDRKFLSKILMRRSAQKSRDRILNVFHELNLKDAISYVAEGERRGSLAFIRSPSTDNMVNVDFSTPRPSTVEASVSYFLRENVSAVCLDMQSLEQRRRSIRDTEDMVTHHTLQQYLYKPRQEYKHLYSRHELTPTEDEKQDKEIFHRTMRKRLESFKSTKLGINQNKKAAKLYKRERAQKRRNSSIPNGKLPMESSVHSFTIKEKDMELSDTEAAPDHDAEEMSGGIEFLAHVTQDAATDSPSGIDNPVFSPDEDLSILTRVPPWLSPGETVVPSQRARVQIPCSPGHFHRLAPFRLSSKSVDSFLLADNTEEGPPKALPESTHM encoded by the exons GCTTCCACCTGTCCCACAAGGTCACCAGCGTGGTCCCCGAGAGCGCTCTGCTCATCGTGCTGGGCCTGCTGCTGGGCGGCGTCGTCTGGGCGGCCAACCACAGCGCCTCCTTCACCCTCACACCCACCGTATTCTTCTTCTACCTGCTGCCGCCCATCGTGCTGGACGCCGGCTATTTCATGCCCAACCGGCTCTTCTTCGGCAACCTGGGCACCATCTTGCTATACGCCGTCATCGGCACCGTGTGGAACGCAGCCACCACTGGCTTGTCCCTCTACGGCATCTTCCTCAGTGGCCTGATGG GCGACCTGAAAGTCGGGCTGCTGGACTTCCTGCTGTTCGGCAGCCTGATTGCCGCTGTGGACCCAGTGGCCGTCCTGGCTGTGTTTGAGGAGGTCCACGTCAATGAGGTTCTGTTCATCATAGTCTTCGGGGAGTCGCTGCTGAATGATGCTGTCACAGTG GTGCTGTACAATGTGTTTGAATCTTTCGTGACACTGGGCGGTGACAAGGTGACTGGTGTGGACTGCGTGAAAGGCATAG TGTCCTTCTTCGTGGTGAGCCTGGGGGGCACGCTGGTGGGTGTCATCTTCGCCTTCCTGCTCTCGCTGGTGACCCGCTACACCAAGCACGTGCGCATCATCGAGCCCGGCTTTGTCTTTGTCCTCTCCTACCTGTCCTACCTCACCTCTGAGATGCTGTCCCTGTCGGCCATCCTGGC CATCACTTTCTGCGGGATCTGCTGCCAGAAGTACGTGAAAGCCAACATCTCCGAGCAGTCGGCCACCACCGTGCGCTACACCATGAAGATGTTGGCCAGCGGGGCCGAGACCATCATCTTCATGTTCCTGGGCATCTCGGCCGTGGACCCCCTCATCTGGAAGTGGAACACGGCCTTCGTGCTCCTGACCCTGGTCTTCATCTCTGTGTACCGGGCCATTG GTGTTGTCTTGCAGACCTGGGTTCTGAACCGGTACCGGATGGTGCAGCTGGAGATCATAGACCAGGTGGTCATGTCCTATGGCGGCCTGCGCGGGGCTGTGGCCTTCGCCCTGGTGGTCCTCCTGGACGAGGAGAAGGTCAAGGAGAAGAACCTGTTCGTCAGCACCACCATCATCGTGGTCTTCTTCACTGTCATCTTCCAG GGCCTGACCATCAAGCCCCTGGTGCAGTGGCTAAAGGTGAAGAGGAGTGAACACCGGGAGCCGAAGCTCAACGAGAAGTTGCACAGCAGG GCTTTTGACCACATCCTCTCGGCCATTGAGGACATATCTGGGCAAATTGGACACAATTACCTCAGAGACAA GTGGTCCAATTTTGATAGGAAATTCCTCAGCAAAATCCTCATGAGAAGGTCAGCCCAGAAGTCACGAGACCGGATTCTGAATGTTTTCCACGAGCTCAACTTGAAGGATGCCATCAGCTATGTGGCTGAG GGAGAGCGCCGGGGGTCCCTGGCCTTCATTCGCTCTCCAAGCACCGACAACATGGTCAACGTGGACTTCAGCACACCACGCCCTTCAACCGTGGAGGCCTCTGTTTCCTACTTCCT GCGGGAGAATGTCAGTGCCGTGTGCCTGGACATGCAGTCCctggagcagaggaggaggagcatcCGCGACACGGAGGACATGGTGACGCACCACACGCTGCAGCAGTACCTGTACAAGCCCCGGCAGGAG TACAAGCACCTGTACAGCCGGCACGAGCTGACACCCACCGAGGACGAGAAGCAGGACAAGGAGATCTTCCACCGGACCATGCGGAAGCGCCTGGAGTCTTTCAAGTCCACCAAGCTGGGCATCAACCAGAACAAGAAGGCTGCCAAGCTGTATAAGAGGGAGCGTGCACAGAAGCGG AGGAACAGCAGCATTCCCAATGGAAAACTGCCGATGGAGAGCTCGGTACACAGTTTCACGATTAAGGAGAAAG ATATGGAACTTTCCGACACCGAGGCAGCCCCAGACCACGACGCTGAGGAGATGAGCGGGGGGATAGAGTTCCTGGCGCACGTCACGCAGGACGCAGCCACAGACTCCCCCTCAG GAATTGACAACCCCGTGTTCTCCCCGGACGAAGACCTAAGCATCCTCACTAGGGTGCCGCCCTGGCTGTCTCCTGGGGAGACTGTGGTGCCCTCCCAGAGGGCCCGTGTGCAGATCCCCTGCTCTCCGGGACACTTCCACCGCCTGGCACCCTTCCGCCTCAGCAGCAAGTCCGTGGACTCCTTTCTGCTAGCCGACAACACTGAGGAGGGGCCCCCCAAGGCCCTGCCTGAGTCCACACACATGTAA